In the Pontibacillus sp. HMF3514 genome, TCGATGTTACTTCAGGTGTGTCGTCAGGCTAAAACCATTATCGATCAAGAAAAGTCCCATGATTGGGATCGATCTGTGAAAATGACTGAAATTAGTGGGAAAACGATGCTAATAGCTGGTACAGGTGCGATAGGTCAGGAAGTTGCTCGTCTGGCAAAAGCTTTTCGTATGCGTACTATAGGTGTTTCAAGAAGTGGAAAACCTAAAGAATTTTTTGATGAAGTTTATGAGGAGGATGAAGGCTTAGATTTAGTTGGAGATGCCGACTTTATCGTTGCGGTATTGCCTAGCACTCCAGAAACGAAGGACTTCTTTAGGAAAGAACACTTTGAACAAATGAAATCCACGTCCATCTTTCTAAATATGGGGAGGGGGGATGTGGTGAATAGCACTGTACTGATGGAAGCTCTTCAAGACAGAGAGATTGAACATGCAGTCTTAGATGTTTTTGATAAAGAACCACTCCCAGCAGCCCATCCATTCTGGGAAATGCCGAATGTCACAGTTACGCCGCATATTTCAGGGATTTCACCAGAGTATCAACCGAGAGCTATTGATATTTATGAAAAGAATTTAGAAGTGTTTCTTCAGGATAAAAATGATTATATAAATCTCGTAGATCCAAGAAAGGGGTATTAACCATGAAAATTTACACACGTTCTGGAGATAAAGGATCAACCTCTCTAATTTATGGTGACCGCGTTCCAAAGAATGACCTTCGTGTAGAAGCATATGGAACTTGTGATGAGGCAAATTCCATGATTGGAATGGCATTGAGTCATCTTCGCAAGGAAGATTGGGATGATAAAGAAGAATTTTGTGATGTGATGCATCATGTACAGACCGTTTTATTCCATGTTGGGGCAGAGCTTGCTACTCCTAAAGGAAAAGAAGTAAAGTGGCAATTAACTCAGAACCATATTGATGAGTTGGAGAAGAAGATCGATGATTGGGATGCGGAATTAAAAACACTTGATAACTTTATTTTGCCTTCAGGTCATGAAGCTTCTGCTACTCTTCATGTGGCAAGAACAATCACAAGAAGAGCTGAACGTACAGCTGTAGTATTAAAAGATGACTTGAATAATGAATTAGTGTTAAATTATCTTAACCGCTTATCAGATTTCTTGTTTGTGGCTGCTCGTTTTGTAAATGAGAAAACAGGTGGTAAAGAAACTCCTTTACGTGCAGATGTGTAAAATATGTTAAATTCAGCAGTAGAGTGGGCTCAATATTGACAATAAGTTTTCAAAAGGGTTACACTATTTATAAAGATTTTAATCTAATAATATTCTTTATTTAAGAAATGAATCATGTATATCTTTTCAGATTTATGTTCTAAACTATACTATTGTTTAGAATGGTAATAAGTCTTCTTAAACCCTTTTGAAAGCGAGGTGCATGACGGTGTCAGATCATAGACTAAAAGAGGCCTTAGATACTTTGAAAGGTTCTGGCGTACGTATTACACCACAACGTCATGCGGTGCTTGAGTATCTAATTAACTCGATGTCACACCCAACTGCTGATGAAATTTATAAGTCTTTAGAAAGCAAATTTCCGAATATGAGTGTTGCTACAGTTTATAATAACCTGCGAGTATTTCGTGAGATCGGGCTAGTGCGCGAGTTAACTTATGGTGATTCATCAAGCCGTTTTGATTGCAATACCACGGATCACTATCATGCTATTTGTGATTATTGTGGCAAAATTGTAGACTTTCATTATCCTTCGCTCGATGAAGTCGAATCCTTAGCTGAACAAGTGACAGGTTTCGATGTAAGTAATCACCGTATGGAAGTTTACGGTACATGTGAAGAATGCAAGGATAAAGAAACCCAAAAACATTAAGTAGCTGAGAGCCAACATAGGCTTTCAGCTTTTTTTATGTGTATTGAAACCAATAGGTTTACCTATAGGTTAGTAAGGATATTTATAATGTAACGTTTAATGCGGTTAATTCGTCTAATAGAACGAAAAATAGTTGGTGAAAAGTATAATAACTGAATGATGTTGAATTCCTGATGTAATCCTAAAAAAGATAGGATACAATAATCAAGTGTTGTAACAGTAAAAAACACTACTTTTCCCGAGTTTCGGTTGAAGTAGTGTTTTAATAAACAGTATTATTGTTGCTCTTGTTGTTCTTTTTGGTATTGTTTTGAATTGTAGCTTTCGTCAAATTCTTTACCTTCTAAGTCCTTGTCCAATGTTAATGGTTCGTTACAATGCATGCACGCATCAACACGCCCTAAAATCTTTGTTGGCTTGTTACAGTTAGGGCATACAACCTGGATGGTCTTTGTAGAAAGCATCCCGATCCAAAAATAAATTAATGTACTAAGAACTACTGACAATAAACCAAGAATCATGAAGATGCTCATTAACCAAACGATTTCTTTGAAGAAAATGCCTAGGTACATAATACCGAATCCTACAAAGACTAAGCTAAGGGCAAAGGTGCGTATTTTATTTATTTTACTTGAGTACTTTAAACCCAATTCTTTCCCTCCTAACCATTCTACAAGGTAGTATAGCATAAAATATCGGGAGGAAAGGAATATCGAAAAGAGGATTTTTTAAGAAAATGTAGAAATAGACATTATTCTAAATATGGAGGATTTGTGTATATGGAAGATGTGTTGCGTCCTATATATCAGGAACGTGCCAGTCAAAAAAATACATTAGGTATTATAATAATAGAAAAGAAACGTCCTATTAGTCCTGTAACGGATAATTTTGATGTAATATTACTAATAATAGTTAGAGAAGCGGAGCAGCCATGGTTTGTTAAGCATTATGAGTTTGAGGGCAAAAGTGCAGCAATGCATATTGTGGAAGAGAAACAATTGAAGGAATGGATCGATACAAGCTCCTACCGAAGAGCTGTTGAATGGCTGATTGAAGGTCAGGTTATTTTTGATCGTAATGAATATGTCATGTCTTTAAAGGAAGAGTTGAGAAACTTTCCTCAAGAGAAACGTGATTTAAAGATGACAAAAGAATTTGCCAAACTAATCCGAAGTTATAGTGAATGTAAGGATTTATATGAAGCAGAACAATATATGGATGCTTTCAGTCGGATGGTTCACTCCCTTCATTACTTGGCACGATTATCAGTTATCGAAAAAGGATTCCATCCTGAAGTGACCGTTTGGAATCAAGTGAAGAGAATCGAACCAGAGGTTTATAAACTTCATCAAGAGCTAAGTAAAAGTTCAGAAACCTTAGACAAACGAGTTCAACTTATGCTCTTAGCTACTGAGTTTGCAATTAACTCCAGAACCATAACTTGTACGAAGCACTTAATAAATGTCATGGGAGCTAAAGATGAACCTTGGTCATATGGAGAGTTAATGGTGCACCCAGAAGTGCAACCTTATTCATTAGACCTGGGGGCGCTGTTGGAGTTTCTTGTTGATAAAGAAATAATTGAATCAATTCAAGTTGAAACGAAAGGGAAAAGGATCTTCCATAGAAAATATCAGCTAAGAAGGAATGACTGAGTAGTATAGGAGCACTTGATTTTACTCTTTTTAAAAAGGGGGTTGAATCAGGTGCTTATTTCTTATATTATTATTAAGCGTCGGAAAGGCAAAGCAAGCAATAACAAGCAATAACAATATTGATTAAAAAATTAATAAAAGTTATTGACTGTGTTTTGCAAGGGTGATATATTATTACTTGTCGCATTGAGAGCGGCAACGCAAAACATTCGAAAGAAACAAACCAAATAAACTTTTTTAAAAAAGTTATTGACTCTCTTTCGGATAAATGATATATTAATTGAGTCGCTGTTTTGAGGCGACGAAATGAAAGAAACACCATTTGATCCTTGAAAACTGAACGAAACGACATGTTACGTCAATGAATTACTTTTTATTTTAAAAAGCCAGACATCATTTTGATGCAAAGGCGAACTCTTATGGAGAGTTTGATCTTGGCTCAGGACGAACGCTGGCGGCGTGCCTAATACATGCAAGTCGAGCGCGTGAAACAACATGATCCCTTCGGGGTGATTGTTGTGGATCGAGCGGCGGACGGGTGAGTAACACGTGGGTAACCTACCTGAGAGATCGGGATAACCCCGGGAAACCGGGGCTAATACCGAATAATCGTTGGAACCGCATGGTTCCAGCGTAAAAGGCGGCTTTTGCCGTCACTTTCAGATGGACCCGCGGCGCATTAGCTAGTTGGTAAGGTAACGGCTTACCAAGGCAACGATGCGTAGCCGACCTGAGAGGGTGATCGGCCACACTGGGACTGAGACACGGCCCAGACTCCTACGGGAGGCAGCAGTAGGGAATCTTCCGCAATGGACGAAAGTCTGACGGAGCAACGCCGCGTGAACGATGAAGGTCTTCGGATCGTAAAGTTCTGTTGTTAGGGAAGAACAAGTACCAGAGGAAATGCTGGTACCTTGACGGTACCTAACCAGAAAGCCACGGCTAACTACGTGCCAGCAGCCGCGGTAATACGTAGGTGGCAAGCGTTGTCCGGAATTATTGGGCGTAAAGCGCGCGCAGGCGGTTCCTTAAGTCTGATGTGAAAGCCCACAGCTCAACTGTGGAGGGCCATTGGAAACTGGGGAACTTGAGTACAGAAGAGGAGAGCGGAATTCCACGTGTAGCGGTGAAATGCGTAGATATGTGGAGGAACACCAGTGGCGAAGGCGGCTCTCTGGTCTGTAACTGACGCTGAGGCGCGAAAGCGTGGGTAGCAAACAGGATTAGATACCCTGGTAGTCCACGCCGTAAACGTTGAGTGCTAGGTGTTAGGGGGTTTCCGCCCCTTAGTGCTGAAGTTAACGCATTAAGCACTCCGCCTGGGGAGTACGGCCGCAAGGCTGAAACTCAAAAGAATTGACGGGGGCCCGCACAAGCGGTGGAGCATGTGGTTTAATTCGAAGCAACGCGAAGAACCTTACCAGGTCTTGACATCTTCCGCTATCCCTAGAGATAGGGAGTTCCCTTCGGGGACGGAATGACAGGTGGTGCATGGTTGTCGTCAGCTCGTGTCGTGAGATGTTGGGTTAAGTCCCGCAACGAGCGCAACCCCTAATCTTAGTTGCCAGCATTCAGTTGGGCACTCTAAGGTGACTGCCGGTGACAAACCGGAGGAAGGCGGGGATGACGTCAAATCATCATGCCCCTTATGACCTGGGCTACACACGTGCTACAATGGATGGTACAGAGGGCAGCGAGACCGCGAGGTCAAGCAAATCTCAAAAAACCATTCTCAGTTCGGATTGCAGGCTGCAACTCGCCTGTATGAAGCCGGAATCGCTAGTAATCGCAGGTCAGCATACTGCGGTGAATACGTTCCCGGGCCTTGTACACACCGCCCGTCACACCACGAGAGTTGGCAACACCCGAAGTCGGTGAGGTAACCTTTTTGGAGCCAGCCGCCGAAGGTGGGGCCAATGATTGGGGTGAAGTCGTAACAAGGTAGCCGTATCGGAAGGTGCGGCTGGATCACCTCCTTTCTAAGGATAACTACGGAAAACGCAGTGTTACTGCGTTCACGTAACATGCTTCGTTTCGTTCGGTTTTGAGGAATCAAATTCCTCAAAGTCATGTACCTTGAAAACTAGATAAGAATTAGACATCAAACCAACGCAATTTTTTCATTCACACCAGATGATATTCGCTCATCTGGCAACTGAGATAGTTAAGTGAATAAGGGCGCACGGTGGATGCCTTGGCACTAGGAGCTGATGAAGGACGGGACAAACACCGATATGCTTCGGTTAGCCGTAAGTAGGCTACGATCCGGAGATTTCCGAATGGGGAAACCCACCGCCCGTAATGGGGCGGTATTCTTAACTGAATTCATAGGTTAAGAAAGGCAGACCCGGGGAACTGAAACATCTCAGTACCCGGAGGAAGAGAAAGCAAACGCGATTTCCTGAGTAGCGGCGAGCGAAACGGAATTAGCCCAAACCAGAGAGCTTGCTCTCTGGGGTTGTAGGACACTCCTTTGGAGTTACCAAGGAACAAGATAGATGAATCGATCTGGAATGATCAGCCAAAGAAGGTAACGGCCCTGTAATCAAAATCTTGTTCCCTCCGGAGTGGATCCTGAGTACGGCGGAACACGTGTAATTCCGTCGGAATCCGGGAGGACCATCTCCCAAGGCTAAATACTCCCTAGTGACCGATAGTGAACCAGTACCGTGAGGGAAAGGTGAAAAGCACCCCGGGAGGGGAGTGAAATAGAACCTGAAACCGTGTGCCTACAAGTAGTCGGAGCCCGTTAATGGGTGACGGCGTACCTTTTGTAGAATGGACCGGCGAGTTACGATCCCATGCAAGGTTAAGTTGAAGAAACGGAGCCGCAGCGAAAGCGAGTCTGAATAGGGCGATTTGAGTATGTGGTCGTAGACCCGAAACCGTGTGATCTACCCATGTCCAGGGTGAAGGCCAGGTAACACTGGCTGGAGGCCCGAACCCACGCACGTTGAAAAGTGCGGGGATGAGGTGTGGGTAGCGGTGAAATGCCAATCGAACACGGAGATAGCTGGTTCTCTCCGAAATAGCTTTAGGGCTAGCCTCAAAGTGAGAGTCATGGAGGTAGAGCACTGATTGGACTAGGGGCCCTCATCGGGTTACCGAATTCAGTCAAACTCCGAATGCCATCGACTTATCTTTGGGAGTCAGACTATGAGTGATAAGGTCCATAGTCGAAAGGGAAACAGCCCAGACCGCCAGCTAAGGTCCCTAAGTGTATGTTAAGTGGAAAAGGATGTGGAGTTGCTTAGACAACCAGGATGTTGGCTTAGAAGCAGCCATCATTTAAAGAGTGCGTAATAGCTCACTGGTCGAGTGACTCTGCGCCGAAAATGTACCGGGGCTAAACATACCACCGAAGCTGCGGATTGTTCTTTGAACAATGGTAGGAGAGCGTTCTAAGTGCTGTGAAGTCAGACCGTGAGGACTGGTGGAGCGCTTAGAAGTGAGAATGCCGGTATGAGTAGCGAAAGAAGAGTGAGAATCTCTTCCACCGTAAGTCTAAGGTTTCCTGAGGAAGGCTCGTCCGCTCAGGGTTAGTCGGGACCTAAGCCGAGGCCGAAAGGCGTAGGCGATGGATAACAGGTTGATATTCCTGTACCACCTCCTTTCCGTTTGAGCAACGGGGGGACGCAGTAGGATAAGGGAAGCGCGCCATTGGATGTGCGCGCCCAAGCAGTGAGTGTGATGCATAGGCAAATCCGTGCATCAAACACAAGCTGTGATGGGGAGGGAACTATAGTACCGAAGTCCCTGATTTCACACTGCCAAGAAAAGCCTCTAGCGAGGAAAGTGGTGCCCGTACCGCAAACCGACACAGGTAGACGAGGAGAGTATCCTAAGGTGATCGGGAGAACTCTTGTTAAGGAACTCGGCAAAATGACCCCGTAACTTCGGGAGAAGGGGTGCTCCTTCATAAGGAGGAGCCGCAGTGAAAAGGCCCAAACGACTGTTTAGCAAAAACACAGGTCTCTGCGAAACCGTAAGGTGAAGTATAGGGGCTGACACCTGCCCGGTGCTGGAAGGTTAAGAGGATGAGTTAGCTTCTTGCGAAGCTTTGAATCGAAGCCCCAGTAAACGGCGGCCGTAACTATAACGGTCCTAAGGTAGCGAAATTCCTTGTCGGGTAAGTTCCGACCCGCACGAAAGGTGCAACGATTTGGGCACTGTCTCAACAAGAGACCCGGTGAAATTATACTATGCGTGAAGATGCGCATTACCCGCGACTGGACGGAAAGACCCCGTGGAGCTTTACTGTAGCCTGATATTGAATGTTGGTACAGCTTGTACAGGATAGGTAGGAGCCTTGGAAACCGGAGCGCCAGCTTCGGTGGAGGCATTGGTGGGATACTACCCTGGCTGTACTGACATTCTAACCCAGGGCCGTGATCCGGCCCGGAGACAGTGTCAGGTGGGCAGTTTGACTGGGGCGGTCGCCTCCCAAAAAGTAACGGAGGCGCCCAAAGGTTCCCTCAGAATGGTTGGAAATCATTCGCAGAGTGCAAAGGCACAAGGGAGCTTGACTGCGAGACCTACAAGTCGAGCAGGGACGAAAGTCGGGCTTAGTGATCCGGCGGTACCGAATGGAAGGGCCGTCGCTCAACGGATAAAAGCTACCCCGGGGATAACAGGCTTATCTCCCCCAAGAGTCCACATCGACGGGGAGGTTTGGCACCTCGATGTCGGCTCATCGCATCCTGGGGCTGTAGTCGGTCCCAAGGGTTGGGCTGTTCGCCCATTAAAGCGGTACGCGAGCTGGGTTCAGAACGTCGTGAGACAGTTCGGTCCCTATCCGTCGTGGGCGTTGGAAATTTGAGAGGAGCTGTCCTTAGTACGAGAGGACCGGGATGGACACACCGCTGGTGCACCAGTTGTTCCGCCAGGAGCACAGCTGGGTAGCTACGTGTGGACGGGATAAGTGCTGAAAGCATCTAAGCATGAAGCCCCCCTCGAGATGAAATTTCCCATCACTTCAAGTGAGTAAGATCCCTTGTAGACGACAAGGTTGATAGGTCAGAGGTGGAAGCGTGGTGACACGTGCAGCTGACTGATACTAATCGATCGAGGACTTATCTATCTCTATTGAAAAAGCGTAATGATGTCTCTTATCTAGTTTTGAAGGTATATTAATTTTTTAAAATTTACTCTTGATTTCTTAAACTAAGGGTAATATAATATATCTTGTCCTTGAAAAAATAATAAACATTGTCTGGTGGCTTTGGCGAAGAGGTCACACCTGTTCCCATGCCGAACACAGAAGTTAAGCTCTTCAGCGCCAATGGTAGTCGGGGTTTCGCCCCCGCAAGAGTAGGACGCCGCCAGGCAATCTCCATTATAACTTATTCACACTTTCTATTATTCCAACGTAGCTCAGTGGTAGAGCTATCGGCTGTTAACCGATCGGTCGCAGGTTCGAATCCTGCCGTTGGAGCCATGGAGAGCTGTCCGAGTGGTCGAAGGAGCACGATTGGAAATCGTGTAGGCCCATACCCGGGTCTCGAGGGTTCGAATCCCTCGCTCTCCGCCACTTTCAGATATTGGCCCGTTGGTCAAGTGGTTAAGACACCGCCCTTTCACGGCGGTAACACGGGTTCGAATCCCGTACGGGTCACCACTTATACATGGAGGATTAGCTCAGCTGGGAGAGCACCTGCCTTACAAGCAGGGGGTCGGTGGTTCGAGCCCGCCATCCTCCACCATTCATTTCAATCACATTTCAGTGATGATCTCATAAAATAAGTTAGATTCACTATTACCGCGGGGTGGAGCAGTCTGGTAGCTCGTCGGGCTCATAACCCGAAGGTCGCTGGTTCAAATCCAGTCCCCGCAACCAAATTATTTCACTTACTACGTTGAACATTCATCACTGCTAGTGAAGAATAGTAGTACTAGAAAAGTGTTATTGGTCCGGTAGTTCAGTTGGTTAGAATGCCTGCCTGTCACGCAGGAGGTCGCGGGTTCGAGTCCCGTCCGGACCGCCATTTTCAATTAAATAGTTTCATCTTCATTACATAGTGGCTCGGTAGCTCAGTCGGTAGAGCAACGGACTGAAAATCCGTGTGTCGGCGGTTCGATTCCGTCCCGAGCCACCACTTACAATGCAGGCCTAGCTCAATTGGTAGAGCAACTGACTTGTAATCAGTAGGTTGGGGGTTCAAGTCCTCTGGCCTGCACTGTTAAAAAAGTGGAGGGATAGCGAAGTTGGCCAAACGCGGCGGACTGTAAATCCGCTCCCTCTGGGTTCGCAGGTTCGAGTCCTGCTCCCTCCACCATTTTATTTAAAACTAAAAAATAGCGTAGGGGTATAGTTCAACGGTAGAACAGCGGTCTCCAAAACCGCCGATGTGGGTTCGATTCCTACTACCCCTGCCATTTTAAATTGTGGCGGTTGTGGCGAAGTGGTTAACGCACCGGATTGTGGCTCCGGCATTCGAGGGTTCGATCCCCTTCAATCGCCCCATTAAAAATAATGGGCCATAGCCAAGCGGTAAGGCAACGGTTTTTGGTACCGTCATGCGCTGGTTCGAATCCAGCTGGCCCAGCCATAATTCAATTTGTGCAGAAGTAGTTCAGTGGTAGAACACCACCTTGCCAAGGTGGGGGTCGCGGGTTCGAATCCCGTCTTCTGCTCCATTTCTTTATTAAGAAGAACATTCAGTCATATGGATCATAATATGATAATATATATGAAGTAACGGCGGCATAGCCAAGTGGTAAGGCCGAGGACTGCAAATCCTCTACCACCGGTTCGAATCCGGTTGCCGCCTCCAATTATTTGCCGGTGTGGCGGAATTGGCAGACGCGCACGACTCAAAATCGTGTTCCTCACGGAGTGCCGGTTCGAACCCGGCCACCGGTATCGTAATACTTGAAATGACAACGGAAGTCGCTATAAAGCGATTTTTTTTATGCCATAAAATAGTTCCAGAAAAGCATAGTTGTGCTCCTCTAATGAAAAATGTCCTCAAAATGATATAACACTTTATCCTCCGTTTAAAAGAAACGGAGGATTTTTTTTGTTTTATATATACTCATTTATAAAATTTTTATTTAAGTACTGCCCACCTTGCACTTACACTATACTTGAACTGCTTCCAATACATATTAACTCATATCAATAATTTACGAAAGAATAAAATTTTTCAGATAAAATCATTGAACATTAAAACAAAGAGTCCTATAATTATGCGAAAGAAAAGGTGGGATATTGAATGACAAAAGATTTACGAATAAATAGTAAAGTATTTACTGAAAGTGCTATGAGAGCACCGAACCGAGCAATGCTTCGCGCTGTCGGTGTTACGGATGATGATTTTAAAAAGCCAATGATTGGTATTGCGAGTACATGGAGTGAAGTAACGCCATGTAATATACACCTTGATGATTTAGCGGTTAATGCGAAAAAAGGAGCAAGTGAAGCAGGTGGATTACCTTTAATATTTAACACTATTACTGTGTCTGACGGTATTTCAATGGGGACACAAGGAATGCGTTATTCATTACCAAGTCGTGATGTGATCGCTGACTCTATAGAAACGGTAGTAGGTGCACAGAACTTGGATGGGTTAGTTACGATCGGTGCCTGTGATAAAAATATTCCGGGTTGTATGATTGCTATTGCAAACGCTGAGGTGCCGTCTGTTTTTGTTTATGGAGGCACAATTGCACCAGGGTCTCATAAGGGAAAAGATGTAGATATTGTATCTGTCTTTGAAGGAGTCGGTAAATATAATCAAGGCAACATTGATGAAGGTGAACTAAACGCTATTGAATGTAGCGCATGCCCTGGGGCTGGCGCATGTGGAGGTATGTACACAGCAAATACGATGTCATCTGCTGTTGAAGCTATGGGAATGAGTTTACCTGGTAGCTCATCAAATCCAGCTGAATCTGATCATAAAGCAAAGGATTGTGAGGCTGCTGGAGAAGCAGTTAGACACTTACTTGAGGAGAACATATATCCGAAAGACATTATGACGAAAGAGGCCTTTGAAAATGCGATTACTGTTGTAATGGCACTTGGAGGCTCGACGAATGCAATTCTTCACTTGCTTTCTATGGCTCATGCAATTGAAGTGGATTTAACGATGGAAGACTTTAATCGAATTCAAGAAAAAACACCACATATTGCTGACTTAAAACCTAGTGGAAAATACGTTATGCAAGACCT is a window encoding:
- a CDS encoding nucleotidyltransferase-like protein: MEDVLRPIYQERASQKNTLGIIIIEKKRPISPVTDNFDVILLIIVREAEQPWFVKHYEFEGKSAAMHIVEEKQLKEWIDTSSYRRAVEWLIEGQVIFDRNEYVMSLKEELRNFPQEKRDLKMTKEFAKLIRSYSECKDLYEAEQYMDAFSRMVHSLHYLARLSVIEKGFHPEVTVWNQVKRIEPEVYKLHQELSKSSETLDKRVQLMLLATEFAINSRTITCTKHLINVMGAKDEPWSYGELMVHPEVQPYSLDLGALLEFLVDKEIIESIQVETKGKRIFHRKYQLRRND
- a CDS encoding D-2-hydroxyacid dehydrogenase — its product is MYVLTSCKIRRDLREQLASANPSITYQFCNSIEEAVEYLPKADVLLTYGEDLDEEKIERAENLKWIMVLSAGMDRMPFNKIEEKGIIVTNSKGIHKTPMAEYAISMLLQVCRQAKTIIDQEKSHDWDRSVKMTEISGKTMLIAGTGAIGQEVARLAKAFRMRTIGVSRSGKPKEFFDEVYEEDEGLDLVGDADFIVAVLPSTPETKDFFRKEHFEQMKSTSIFLNMGRGDVVNSTVLMEALQDREIEHAVLDVFDKEPLPAAHPFWEMPNVTVTPHISGISPEYQPRAIDIYEKNLEVFLQDKNDYINLVDPRKGY
- a CDS encoding cob(I)yrinic acid a,c-diamide adenosyltransferase, coding for MKIYTRSGDKGSTSLIYGDRVPKNDLRVEAYGTCDEANSMIGMALSHLRKEDWDDKEEFCDVMHHVQTVLFHVGAELATPKGKEVKWQLTQNHIDELEKKIDDWDAELKTLDNFILPSGHEASATLHVARTITRRAERTAVVLKDDLNNELVLNYLNRLSDFLFVAARFVNEKTGGKETPLRADV
- the ilvD gene encoding dihydroxy-acid dehydratase, with the translated sequence MTKDLRINSKVFTESAMRAPNRAMLRAVGVTDDDFKKPMIGIASTWSEVTPCNIHLDDLAVNAKKGASEAGGLPLIFNTITVSDGISMGTQGMRYSLPSRDVIADSIETVVGAQNLDGLVTIGACDKNIPGCMIAIANAEVPSVFVYGGTIAPGSHKGKDVDIVSVFEGVGKYNQGNIDEGELNAIECSACPGAGACGGMYTANTMSSAVEAMGMSLPGSSSNPAESDHKAKDCEAAGEAVRHLLEENIYPKDIMTKEAFENAITVVMALGGSTNAILHLLSMAHAIEVDLTMEDFNRIQEKTPHIADLKPSGKYVMQDLHKVGGVQAVMKLLYDNGYLHGDCLTVTGKTVAENLAEAPSLEEGQDIISSFDNPKREDGPLITLKGNLAPSGAVAKVSGVKVERHTGPARVFNTEKEATEAILNNTIQEGDVLVIRYVGPKGGPGMPEMLSISALLVGKGLGEKVALLTDGRFSGGTHGLVVGHIAPEAQVGGPISVLEEGDLVTIDSNKKEISMDVTDEVLESRRKHWEAPPLYKKGILGKYAHNVSCSSKGAVTDYKK
- a CDS encoding YgzB family protein, which translates into the protein MLYYLVEWLGGKELGLKYSSKINKIRTFALSLVFVGFGIMYLGIFFKEIVWLMSIFMILGLLSVVLSTLIYFWIGMLSTKTIQVVCPNCNKPTKILGRVDACMHCNEPLTLDKDLEGKEFDESYNSKQYQKEQQEQQ
- the perR gene encoding peroxide-responsive transcriptional repressor PerR gives rise to the protein MSDHRLKEALDTLKGSGVRITPQRHAVLEYLINSMSHPTADEIYKSLESKFPNMSVATVYNNLRVFREIGLVRELTYGDSSSRFDCNTTDHYHAICDYCGKIVDFHYPSLDEVESLAEQVTGFDVSNHRMEVYGTCEECKDKETQKH